The region ATCAAGATGTTCGTGGGGCAGATCCCCAGGACCTGGTCCGAGAAGGAGCTGCGGGAGCTGTTTGAGCCGTACGGCGCCGTGTACGAGATCAACGTCCTCCGGGATCGGAGTCAAAACCCACCGCAGAGCAAAGGTGAGCCTTTCAGCTCGCCTGGCGTCTGGGCTGCCTGCCCTTTCGCCATTGTTTGGCTCTTTCTCTTGCGTCGAGATGTCATTTTCCGGTGACGGCTCCTTTTATTCTTTGACATTCAGCCGGTCTAAAAGGCAgcgttttttaaatacaaaaagacTGAATTTTCTAACATGCCTTTTTACCTCTGTCTTTAAGAACAGCGGGGGTGCGAGCTCTTGGGGTCAGCACAAAAGATGACTTGTGTTCCTTGTCTGTTTTGTACCAGAGGTTCACTTTTGATTTAGGAGAAAATCAAGATGTAGAAATATTAACTTTGCCATCTTCTTTCTGTTCCGTTCGTACGCTATAAATTTCTGGTAGACCTGGGAAATTAATCCAAGCGCTAAACATCTGTTAATGGGCTTTTCCAATAGCTAGTTCATGTTTTTTCAGTCCATTAAATCCCTTTAAATCTCCTCGGCATCTTTATTCTGCAATGTGTAAAAAGCACATGGGATAAATTTTTGTTTGCCCTCTTTTCGACCGCTGTCTGGCGGCAGACTGGGCCTTATAATGCCGTCCTGTGAAAGAGGTGCAAATCCGTGCTTTCAAAGCAGAAATGaaccttttattatttttgcagcTTTTACAGTTTTCCTCAAagtacaggtttttttttaaacaaatgaaatgGGCATGTACAGGCCCTTGTCCTGGATGACGGCCTCGCTGTCCGGAATGAAGTGAGAGCCGACCTTACTGGGACAGCATCTCGCTTTTCAGCGACTGGCGATTCTGAGAGACCATAAAACCTTTGCTGTAAAACTGGCAATAGTGGAAAGGTTGTAATAATTGTCTGGTAGCACATAAATGCAGGAAACGCCCCTGGCATACATTCCTGTACTGTCCTGGCCGAAGAGTCTCACTTTAATGGTAACCTTTCTGACGTTCTTGTGTTTGCCTGAAATTGCTTAAAAGTCCTTTCAGATTACGCCAGGTAAGAGATTAAAACTGTTTAGGTAATGAAATGGGCCTACACATTAAAACCTTTTCCCAGTTTCTTCTGTTCCTTCAATTGCCCGATTGATTTAATCGATTTCCTAGTTGTAGCATTTTACTGGGCAGGCACTACAGTGCAGGTAATCAAACCAGATCTGTTTTAGAAATGGTGTAAAAATGTACTGTGAGGTCATTGGGGTTAATGGCGATGAATTTAAattctgtcattttattttccctGCAGGTTGTTGTTTTGTAACTTATTATACACGTAAAGCAGCATTGGAAGCACAAAACGCCCTTCACAACATGAAGATCCTGCCGGGGGTAAGTGCCACGAGGCCGGGCTGGTACTGAGACGTGGGCCACCGGGGAGGAGGCTGCTGACGTCTGCCATTCTTGGGTCGGTCTCGCTCCGACTGCTCTCCGGTTTGAAAGTGGCGTTTTGAACATCCTCAGCCAAGTTCACTGATGCTCTGTGCCCGATGTTCCGAACTTAAAAATAGTGGCTTCGGGTTTACAGTCCAAGATGGTTAGGAAAAGCCAAATAATGGTTTTGCAGCAGACGGCCCTTTCTCTGGTGTTCCCCTGAGCTTTTTCTTCCTGTATCCGTCTTCTTCAAACAGAGGGCAATTCCAGGTTTCGGCTGTGGCGCCAGTGTCTCTTCTACATGcgtgaagaaggccccacagacGAAACTTTGCATTCTTTCGTTCTTTCTGCTTTCccacgtggaataaacctacttaTTCTGTTAATCTCAGGCTGGCGCAGCTCCCCACTCGAACCTTCTTAGTCCCCCCAAGTGGATTGCGGTGTTAAATATAGGTTTATTTGTGTACCGTATACCAGTCTTTGTATAGCGTCTTTTTCTCCCTGAATCTTGCAAACAGCCATGTTCTAAGTACTGGTTCTTTCTGTCTCAGCCTAGTTCCACTTCCTAGATTTGTTCAGTTTTCAAAATACTCAGCTGATAAATGGGGAAagcttgatatacagtattttaagtaCATTAGTGAGCAGTGTTTAGGATCATGGGAGGTGGCTCTTTCTTTGAAACTGTGGCGCTCTCCTCGTCTCTCGCCGTCTAAGTCGAGTACTTGTTTTGATTCCTGTGATGTTTCTCCTCTCCAACAGATGCATCACCCTATTCAGATGAAGCCGGCGGACAGTGAAAAGAACAATGGTAAATGTTTGGATTTGTGGCCGATTAGGGCGACAGGGCAATCTAGGACACTGGGTCACCTGGGGAGGACAAGGAGTGTGGAAATCGCCCAGCGCCGTACGCGTTAGTGCTGTTAATGGCTCCTCCAAGAGGATGGGGGCTCCCCAGCATCCCCTTATCCTCCCGTGTTTGTGGGGAGGGACTCCTGCTGGAGATAAACCAGTACACGCTTGGGATTGTACCCAGATGGGGCCTCCCCCTtttgcaggaggaggaggaggaggaggtggaggggttGGGTGTGGAGGGTGGAGCTTTTCCAAAAGCCGCAGAAGAGACGCAAGACTGAATGGTACCTCTTGGCGGAGATTCTGGGACTTGTATGAGCTGTTGTTGCACTTCATGCAGGTTTCCAAGAACATCATGGTTAATCTCGCGATCATAAAAAGTAGAACCGCTTTTATTAAGTTggtggatttatttttaatggagCCTAACATCCACATATGGATGTCTTCATTGTTGAAGTTTTATATGAAGAGGAAAAAACTTTCTCTATTGTTACCTGTTTTTAagttttggaggaaaaaaaacacaggcatgttttgtttgttccaTGGTGTCTCTTCAAAGGGATTTAGCATTTGGGTGAAATCTCGAAATCTGTGTGTTGACAGCATTTCACTCTGGTGCTCTTTTGATGTCGAGCAAGTGGTGTTAAAATTACTGTTTGATTGTTCTGTTCCAGCGGTGGAAGACAGGAAGTTGTTCATAGGAATGATTTCAAAGAAGTGTAATGAAAACGACATCAGGCTCATGTTCTCACCCTACGGACAGATTGAGGAATGTAGAATATTGCGCGGACCAGATGGGTTGAGTCGAGGTAAGGCAGCTTCACTTGAAGCCTCTCTTCTACTCAAACTAAAGCAGTGGGACGTTGGAGCACAGTTCTGTTGTGCTTCTGTCTTGTTTACTCAGCGTTTCACAGCTATCTCAAGCAATTGTGCAGTGTATAAAAACCAATTTTAGATAAACTTttgtagttttttatttttcttaaagatGCCGTCTTCTAGTAAATATATCAGGGTCTTCTTTGTAATGACTCTTCTTCTTATGTTCGCAGGATGTGCTTTTGTTACCTTTACAGCAAGACAAATGGCACAGTCAGCTATAAAAGCAATGCACCAGTCACAGACTATGGAGGTAAATCTTAAAACCATAAATCATTACCTGTTGGCTCATTTTTCCTTGTGCTCCTTAAATCAGGGAGATAAACCATTCGCGGTGTTTCTGTGTTAGGCCTTACGTTTTCTTTCTTAGCCTGTGAAAATGGGCCTGCTAAACTGTTAATACTCGACACCAGTGTTTTTCGAAGCTTAAAGCCAGTTTGCTTTCCTGGCAGCGAACTCCTGTGCACTTGAAATGGTATTTACATTAGGAGTGTCTTACTGGAAAATCAGGGCTCGATCTGGCCAGGAGCAGTGAAGAAGAAAGGAGGGATGGCAAATTCATGTCCCTGCACAGCTGGTCAGAATTGAGAAGGAATTTTCCAAGTGCTGGAAAGTCCAGCAGTATATTTCATTGTTTCTCACTTTGCTCGTGAAATTAGCCATGGAAAGGGAGGCTTGCATTGATTGTTGTGGAGCTGTGGGCTGGGAGTGTCAGAGCAGTCACACGGGGTCACGTTGTTCAAGTTTCCCCGCACGTTAATAAGGGATAGACGGTTCCAAAACTGCTGTGCGTTTTTCAGATGCGTCTTTCAGATTTATTCAGCTGCTTGGCAACTCTTTAGACTGACTTACTCCAAAATGATGAATTTCTTCTTGTTTTCAGGGTAGCTTTTGGAACTTTTACCCTTCACTGTTTCAAGGAGGTGGGGGGTTAAAGTTTGGTTATAAAGCAAAGTGTTACTAATGAATTTTCAGTAGAGGTGTTGGAAAGTGTAAGCAGGTGACTTACACACCTGTGCTGTACAATACCATCATTAATACCTGCCCAGCTGTTCAGAACTATAGTATCCTTTGCTTTGCTGTGTGTGATCCTTTTAAAGTGAGACGCCCAACACTTTTCTGCATCGGTCAGACCTGAGCTCCCTCAGCTTCGTGTGTTTTAACAGGACTGAACATTGACCTCTTTCTCCCTCCCCGATTCTCTTTGTGTAGGGCTGCTCCTCCCCTATTGTGGTGAAGTTTGCTGACACACAGAAGGACAAAGAACAGAAGAGAAttgcacagcagcttcagcaGCAGATGCAGCAGCTCAATGCTGCCTCCATGTGGGGGAATCTTACAGGCCTCAACTCCCTGGGGCCACAGTATCTAGCAGTAAGTGTCATTTCAAGAGCAGACACTCCTTTCGCTGAAAGGATTAGCAAAAAATAGGTGGAAAAGTCCAGTCTCATGGACTTGAAAGGCGCTACTGTTTTTCTTGATGGGGACATTTCCGAACTAGAGAAGTCTTCCTGCTTCGTTTTCCAAAAACTGCTTTAAAGAAGTCTTTAAAGCGTGCTTTGGTTGAATTTGTGAGGGAGGTAGCTTGCACCTGGGGAGGTCACCTTAGTGGTTATTTAGGAATCCCCACTTCAGTCTTGCAAGGTTTGGATTGGTTATGGATTTGCGcggtagattttttttttaattggaatttAGCAGCATAAGTCTGCTTTCCGTAGCTTGAGTAGAAAACTGAGGTTgcgttaattttattttcacgtcTGTAAGTAAGGGCTACAGCTTTATGACTTGAGCCATATGATATGCTTTTTGGAGGGACGCATGTCTTTTTAATCAGTAGGTATCCTCTGAAGGGAGCTTGTTTCTCCACTTGTCTATGGTCGTCATACGGGTGTTCTGTTTGCCGTTTGGTTTGCAGTGTTTTGACTGACCACTGTGTGAAGTTTTTGTTCTCTGGTttgtttgggatttttttttgcataatgGTCATGAAGCTCTGTTGGATCAGGCACGGCATTGCTGCAGTGTGCAATTAATCCCCTAAAACCCCTCGAATCTAAAAGTCCACATCAAGACTAAATTGGCTGAGCATCTCCACCCAGCCTGCATGCTGAACTCCAACACAGCTGCCTGGCCCAGATGTTAGTGCTGCTCCATGGTGTGCTGTGGATCTCTCACTTCTTTCTGCCTTTTCTTCCTTCAGTCTTTCTCCcttttctgagtttttttttcttactcgcCTTCCTCCTTTgctgtttctctcttttctccAGTATTCACCAGAGTGGAAGCAGTCCTGACCCtctctgtgttttctgttttggtgTAATGTCTAGCTTTATTTGCAGCTCCTTCAGCAGTCTGCTTCTTCTGGGAACCTGAATGCACTCGGCAACCTTCATCCAATGACAGGTAATTCTCCAGCCCGTTCTGGCCCCACCGCCTGAGCAACAAAAAAAGATGTTAGTAAGAGGGTTTTGTATCTTGTGAGCCCTTCCCCCCTCAGACCAAGCTGTGCAGCAGATGAGCAAAAGACATTATTAATTGCTCCATGTGCATGACTCTCTTGATAATGGCTTAATAGGGCCTCCTCTATAGTTATAACCACAGAATAGCCTGAGACAGGAGAATGTTGTGTTGTTTAGACCAATTTCTCTCCCATGGTGCTTTAGAACATGGCTGAGCGTAACTGGTGTTTATCCTGAGTGGCATTTAATGCACTTGTCTAATAACACTGCCATAATGGGCTAGAAACTCCGTATCCAGCTAAAATTGTCGAGATTATATTCAAGCTGATGGATCAGGCTTGGTTTTCCAGTCATTCCCCAAAACGATTATCCTGCAGATAGAATCTGTGGGGAATGGTATTTAATAGGTTTCTACCAAGGTGATGATTATACAGATGATGAGCATAAGCAGTACTGCTCTGTGCAGTCATGATTAGTTTTACATGGAGTGGAGAAGAAAGTGGGCATTATGATTTGGTTTCtagttttgtttgcttttatttagTAAAATCACAGAGGGAGACACATAGTCTTTGTGCCCCACTGCTGTAAAATGAGAGCGTGTGAAGAACTTGACCtgaacagttttgttttctgtagtgCATGCCTTAATCTTGCCCTGAAATGGTTGTGTTGGTATGTTACGGTGGTCATAGCTGTTCCCTTCTGCACGTAGGTGagcatgttgttgttttttctccccCAAAAGTGTCTTGTTATTGTCTTCGAAGGCCGTGGCTGAGTTTCACCCCGGTCCTTTGAAAGTCCTTGTAGTCCTGCACCCGGCCTTGCAGTTGCGGGCGGCTATCTGTTGCCCGCTGCTGTTCAGCGGGAGGTGTGCATGCTTcagccctcctccctctctggtGCCCAGAGAGTGCCCTCCCACTGGGATTCGTTATGCTGCCTTGgcgagctaaaaaaaaaaaagaagactcGCTCCGTTCCTGAAACACCGAAGGCTGCAGTTTGCGAGTTTTTAACTTCGGAGAGATCCAGCCCGGCTTCTTTTTATGAACTACGGGCCATCAGGCCCGTTTTGCTTAAATGGACGTGTTCCCCAAGCAGCATCATTACTTGATATGTCCTCCTAACCGAGTCCTCTAATGTAGTTCAGATCTGGACAGGACTAAATTGATCCAGACTTCCACACAGCTGAATGCATTTGCACAGTTTGTTTTGCACAGGAAAAGAAGTCGGAGCTGCAAGACCTCTGTTTTTAGACTTGATGCGGGGGTGTCCTGGGGTTCCTGCATGGTGGAGGTCTACGTGGGGAGGGTCTAACTGTCCCCTcccgtgtgtgtgctgtgttgcAGGGTTAAATGCAATGCAGAATCTGGCTGCTCTGGCGGCTGCAGCCAGCGCCACACAGAGCACTCCCACTGGCTCAAACGCGCTCACTACTTCAAGCAGCCCCCTCAGTGTGCTCACCAGCTCAGGTACGGGACAGCAGGCACAATCTTCCTGGGATACATACAAGGGTTTGTTtgacttttcttatttttaaccatttttaacaATGCAAAACGGTTAAGATcttagtttttttgttgttaaaaaCGTAAATATTGAGCGGTTGAGTGCAATTCTGAAATAATAGTCTGACCTGCAGTTTACACAGTCCTGGGGTGTTCCTTGAGGGGTCCACAGGTTTGATTGTTCACCAGATTGAGCACCACGATGAAAATTGGTGCTCATAAGCTTTAAGCCTCCAGCCAATCAGCCCTGGTTGTTTTTGTTCAAGTATCCTTAGGCGCAAGGCTGTTTGCTAGTTCTGAAGGGAGGTGCAAAACTAACAGCTCCATTTAGCTCAACGCGTGAGGAAGGCTCATTTATGTTAGTCCCCTTACCCCATGATAGGTATAACTCCTTTTTGGAGTATGTTGGTAGTTTTTGCATCACTGTTTGATGGGTTTGCAGACCAAAAGGAGGTAGAAGGCCGATCTAGTTAGTGAActctgcagctggcagagcagTGGTCTCGGCAGAAACCGTGATGGTTCACATTTCTGAAAGAATTGCACGGGATTTTGCTACCCCTATTGCTGCAGTAATCCCACTGATCCTGCATGCAGTCACTGATTGGTTTACGGACAGTGAGCAGTACTATTTGTGGAAGTAACATAACGTtttctgctgtgtgttgcaATCCGCTTTATTTTGTAGAGTCTTGAGCGATGGAACTGAAACCTGGAGCTCATGTGTCGAAacgttttgtgtttctgtagcTGGGTCCTCCCCCACGTCTAGTACCAACTCTTCAGTGAACCCGATGGCGTCACTGGGGGCGCTCCAGTCCCTGGCCGCTGGGGCCACAGCAGGGCTCAATGTTGGGTCTCTAGCAGGTGAGAGAACTGTGTGCGCCAAAGCCGTTTTCTGAGCTGAAAACTACAACAGCAGCTGGGGAACACCCTCAGCTGGGAGTTTAGGACATGTACTGGATCTGCTCATTGCAGTTTGTAACAGGGTACAACTGAAACCGTAACTCGGTAGTGCTTAATTTGTGTTGTAGACAAAGCGACTGACGCAAAGGAatgggtaaaggtttattccatgaagaaaagaaatgcaacgttttgaagaaggctccacagcagacacgttgtctcttttcagcgtggaataaactgttacttgttcctttgcagtgcGCATACTggcgcagctacctacttgaactactaaaGCAAATGGTAGTTCGTGGTGAAAGGATGTAAGATTCGTGTCCGATACGCTTGACTTAATGCATTTTCTCCCCTATTCTTTAATATATGTATAAACCCAGATCCTCTGTTTCTGTCGACCCAACAGACCCAGGGCTATTTGTTGGCAGATCTTCTAAACCTCCGTTTTTCCTCAGTCTTGAGAGGATCTTTAAAACGGGAGCATTTTGCCGAATTTTGTTTCCCCCAAAAGCAGGCCAGGGGGGCGGGATAGGTGGGCGACAGTTCCTACTCCGAGGGCTGGCCAGCAGTCGGCTTGAGCGCCCGCGTCTGGGCGCGGGCGCGCTGGGATCGCTGTCAGCGGTGGCTGTTGTGTCTTCGCAGGGATGGCCGCCCTGAACGGAGGCCTGGGCAGCGGCGCCCTCTCGAACGGCACGGGCAGCACCATGGAGGCCCTGACCCAGGCGTACTCGGGGATCCAGCAGTACGCGGCGGCGGCGCTGCCCACGCTCTACAACCAGAGCCTGCTCACGCAGCAGAGCGTCAGCGCCGCGGGGAGCCAGAAGGAAGGCAAGTGGCTTCTTCCGCAGCCCGCCGGGggcccccccctccctcccttgGCCGCAATGTGGCTCGAGTTCAGCCGGAGCTGGGatccatcttccacggtctcctctattgttattgttgtattgttgtaattataattgtgtcctgtcttgtgaaattttcttatttattgttgtagtcttcttatttattgttattgtcatcctgtaaagcgctttgagaagccacctttaaaggcgctatataaaatattttattattattttttttattattattattattattattattattattattattattattatccaccTGGATGAGCTGCTGTGGATGGCCCAGCTCCCACTGAAAGAGCGAGTTTCGTGGATGAAGTGTCCGACGGGCGAGCCCCTGGTGGCGAGTGTAAAGCCTGTTGCAGATGAAGTGTGGTCATACTGGCTTAAAAAAAGGGCACTCCCCGAGGGTGTAGGTTGAGCTCTTTGTCCGAGCCATGACTCCGGCCAACGGTCATTTTGAACGTTGGCTATacttgttcagtttttttttttgcattggctTTCTCGGTGCCCTCTAAGGTCATTTTAAGTGGTTCTTTTAGCATCAGTCTTTTCTGTGCTTCTGCACGCCATGCACGATTTAAATGTGGCAAGGGTGGTTAATGACCCTTGCCAGTGACCTTCCCTTGTCAGCGCATCCACGGCTTCGGTGTAAGTCCGCTGTGCGGATACGGGTCAGTTAGAGCTGACGCAGCTGCGAAGGGACTGGAATTTCAAGCCAGCTTTCGAGACGCGGGCTTGAGTGCGTTTAACCCCTGTGTCGTTTTGTGTTCCAAGGTCCGGAAGGGGCGAACCTGTTTATTTACCATCTACCCCAGGAATTTGGAGACCAGGATCTTCTCCAGATGTTCATGCCGTTTGGAAACGTCATCTCTGCCAAGGTGTTTATTGACAAGCAGACAAACCTCAGCAAATGTTTTGGTAAGTCAAGAGGATTTCCTGTGGCAAGTCCAGCTATTGAGAAAAGATTGTTTTTATGCATTACTGTCATTGGAATATGACAGTAGTAAtgcaagaaatgtttttgtctcTGCCTTAAAAATTGAGCATTAGATTGTTCTTAATCATCACTGAACACCAGCTGCCTGGGGCATGTTACATGTTGTCTGTAATATACATGACGGAGCCTGACGTTCTCAATGTTAAGTCTTCACACAAAAAAACGTCACTATAGACACGCTTGGGAAATGTTTTACATCAGTAACAGCATGTTTTATGTAATGACAGCCATGCACTGTTGCTTAAGGAGAATGTGACTTTTAAAACGCAGATGTCGTTCAGAGGCTATCGATCGATCATTTGCTTGCACGTCTGCGTAACGGAATGTGTTGCTCAGTGACATTGCAGAGGAActcagtagtgtggaaatgagCAGTGGGCCGTGAAGCAAGCTTGTTCACAGCAGTGAAAGAATATTATCTGAGACATAAAGCCACGCTGGAACTTATCTGTGCGGTGAAATCATAATTTGATTCTTGAGAAAATTGCCCTTTGGAGCTCGCGAGCATGTACAAGCTGCTTTTATTTTCCTAGCAGCAAGTGCTTAATTCTGAACAGAAGAAGTATGGGGACGCCTGCGATTTTAAATCTCGAGCTTGTCCCAGCTTTGAATTATGGCCGTTTTGTCAATATCCTGTTTCGTTACTGTTTCTTGTAGAAAGCCATGACTTATTCAGCGAGGGTTTTGAACTGCCAGCAACACCTGATTTTTGctaactgaaagaaaacactCCAATTGGAACCAAAAAAAACTAGGGTCCAAATCTTCCGTTTACGTGTATGTGTCCCAGGATTATCATCTGGGTCACTTGTCTCTATTAGCAAAGTTGGTGTGGCATATAGGTGTTAAATTAGAAATTTACAATCGCAGTTGCATTAAACAGTAGTTTCCAGAGGGCTGTTGTAGAAACGTCTTGTGTGCAGTGATTCATGGGAATGTTCTTTTTGCAGGTTTTGTAAGTTACGACAATCCAGTCTCGTCTCAGGCGGCCATTCAATCCATGAACGGTTTTCAGATCGGCATGAAGCGACTGAAAGTCCAGCTAAAACGATCCAAAAATGACAGCAAGCCATACTGAGCGTTTTTCTCTCAAATGGACTTGGTTAGAAAATGTTTCCTGGTAAGTTGAGAGTGGAAAGATAGATGACCCCTTGCATATTATTGGAGCTCCACTTGCTGGGGTTGCTGTTATTCTCTGTAGtcacaaaacaaatgttaaaattaagatTTTGTTCTATTTAAATAACAGAtacgttttttttctgttgtggttttcaacttttttaaaaaaaaactgtactttttttttctttttttaagttaaagtgCCATATCATATAGAAGTTTGCGGTGTAACAGTTATTAAAGTTGTTAGGCATGTTACACAAAGAAAGCCAGTAGCCATAATAAATGTCTTCTGCTTTTAACCCCTGAATTGAATGTCAAACCTCTAGTAAAACTGCCCCTGTGGAGTGTTTTCAAAGAAAGCAATTCAAGATTCCTCATAAAACTGACCGTTTTCTTCACTTCTGCGACATGGAAGAAAAAGCTAATTATGACAAGTTATGCTGATAAACATTACTTATGAGCACATGCATAGCTTGGTTGAGAGGGGTTTAAAATGAGGTAGTTAAACAAGGTGTGCTATGAGAGTGAGCTCATGATCTAAATTGCTTCAAAGTGGTTTCAACTTGACTGCATCATCTATACAAGGGAGCTTGAAATCTGGCCAGTAATGTTGCAGAAAAGCAGGTGTTTGCAGTTCATTGCTCAGAATCGAAAGCTACACGTAGCTG is a window of Lepisosteus oculatus isolate fLepOcu1 chromosome 21, fLepOcu1.hap2, whole genome shotgun sequence DNA encoding:
- the celf1 gene encoding CUGBP Elav-like family member 1 isoform X6, with product MTASADNCDVNQVDRVSGGLVVDGENGAKKMNGTLDHPDQPDIDAIKMFVGQIPRTWSEKELRELFEPYGAVYEINVLRDRSQNPPQSKGCCFVTYYTRKAALEAQNALHNMKILPGMHHPIQMKPADSEKNNAVEDRKLFIGMISKKCNENDIRLMFSPYGQIEECRILRGPDGLSRGCAFVTFTARQMAQSAIKAMHQSQTMEGCSSPIVVKFADTQKDKEQKRIAQQLQQQMQQLNAASMWGNLTGLNSLGPQYLALYLQLLQQSASSGNLNALGNLHPMTGLNAMQNLAALAAAASATQSTPTGSNALTTSSSPLSVLTSSGTGQQAQSSWDTYKAGSSPTSSTNSSVNPMASLGALQSLAAGATAGLNVGSLAGMAALNGGLGSGALSNGTGSTMEALTQAYSGIQQYAAAALPTLYNQSLLTQQSVSAAGSQKEGPEGANLFIYHLPQEFGDQDLLQMFMPFGNVISAKVFIDKQTNLSKCFGFVSYDNPVSSQAAIQSMNGFQIGMKRLKVQLKRSKNDSKPY
- the celf1 gene encoding CUGBP Elav-like family member 1 isoform X10, encoding MNGTLDHPDQPDIDAIKMFVGQIPRTWSEKELRELFEPYGAVYEINVLRDRSQNPPQSKGCCFVTYYTRKAALEAQNALHNMKILPGMHHPIQMKPADSEKNNAVEDRKLFIGMISKKCNENDIRLMFSPYGQIEECRILRGPDGLSRGCAFVTFTARQMAQSAIKAMHQSQTMEGCSSPIVVKFADTQKDKEQKRIAQQLQQQMQQLNAASMWGNLTGLNSLGPQYLALYLQLLQQSASSGNLNALGNLHPMTGLNAMQNLAALAAAASATQSTPTGSNALTTSSSPLSVLTSSGTGQQAQSSWDTYKAGSSPTSSTNSSVNPMASLGALQSLAAGATAGLNVGSLAGMAALNGGLGSGALSNGTGSTMEALTQAYSGIQQYAAAALPTLYNQSLLTQQSVSAAGSQKEGPEGANLFIYHLPQEFGDQDLLQMFMPFGNVISAKVFIDKQTNLSKCFGFVSYDNPVSSQAAIQSMNGFQIGMKRLKVQLKRSKNDSKPY
- the celf1 gene encoding CUGBP Elav-like family member 1 isoform X5, which encodes MDSVDPDVLYLSTEQHGQPQCELTHTALEVPALGGAKKMNGTLDHPDQPDIDAIKMFVGQIPRTWSEKELRELFEPYGAVYEINVLRDRSQNPPQSKGCCFVTYYTRKAALEAQNALHNMKILPGMHHPIQMKPADSEKNNAVEDRKLFIGMISKKCNENDIRLMFSPYGQIEECRILRGPDGLSRGCAFVTFTARQMAQSAIKAMHQSQTMEGCSSPIVVKFADTQKDKEQKRIAQQLQQQMQQLNAASMWGNLTGLNSLGPQYLALYLQLLQQSASSGNLNALGNLHPMTGLNAMQNLAALAAAASATQSTPTGSNALTTSSSPLSVLTSSGTGQQAQSSWDTYKAGSSPTSSTNSSVNPMASLGALQSLAAGATAGLNVGSLAGMAALNGGLGSGALSNGTGSTMEALTQAYSGIQQYAAAALPTLYNQSLLTQQSVSAAGSQKEGPEGANLFIYHLPQEFGDQDLLQMFMPFGNVISAKVFIDKQTNLSKCFGFVSYDNPVSSQAAIQSMNGFQIGMKRLKVQLKRSKNDSKPY
- the celf1 gene encoding CUGBP Elav-like family member 1 isoform X2; the protein is MTASADNCDVNQVDRVSGGLVVDGENGDCQRHWMDSVDPDVLYLSTEQHGQPQCELTHTALEVPALGGAKKMNGTLDHPDQPDIDAIKMFVGQIPRTWSEKELRELFEPYGAVYEINVLRDRSQNPPQSKGCCFVTYYTRKAALEAQNALHNMKILPGMHHPIQMKPADSEKNNAVEDRKLFIGMISKKCNENDIRLMFSPYGQIEECRILRGPDGLSRGCAFVTFTARQMAQSAIKAMHQSQTMEGCSSPIVVKFADTQKDKEQKRIAQQLQQQMQQLNAASMWGNLTGLNSLGPQYLALLQQSASSGNLNALGNLHPMTGLNAMQNLAALAAAASATQSTPTGSNALTTSSSPLSVLTSSGTGQQAQSSWDTYKAGSSPTSSTNSSVNPMASLGALQSLAAGATAGLNVGSLAGMAALNGGLGSGALSNGTGSTMEALTQAYSGIQQYAAAALPTLYNQSLLTQQSVSAAGSQKEGPEGANLFIYHLPQEFGDQDLLQMFMPFGNVISAKVFIDKQTNLSKCFGFVSYDNPVSSQAAIQSMNGFQIGMKRLKVQLKRSKNDSKPY